A stretch of the Clostridiales bacterium genome encodes the following:
- a CDS encoding ATP synthase subunit I — MDPAVKKETGYITVWVLLLSLLMEAVFLIIRQWDLSVLFGNLGGAVLAVGNFFLLAYTVSRAVDKGKPEEAAQRVKATATLRLIGVGALSALLIGVFKTNVFATLIPLLFPRVAIAFRPILDRKRGTGNTGTEGSDLID, encoded by the coding sequence ATGGATCCGGCTGTAAAAAAGGAAACCGGGTATATTACCGTATGGGTGCTTCTGCTGAGCCTGCTGATGGAAGCGGTATTCCTGATCATCCGTCAGTGGGATCTTTCTGTGCTGTTCGGAAACCTGGGCGGCGCCGTGCTGGCGGTGGGGAATTTCTTCCTGCTGGCCTATACGGTCAGCCGCGCGGTGGACAAGGGGAAACCCGAGGAAGCCGCCCAGCGGGTGAAGGCGACAGCCACCCTGCGCCTGATCGGAGTCGGCGCGCTGAGCGCGCTGCTTATCGGTGTGTTCAAAACCAATGTTTTTGCAACGCTGATTCCGTTGCTTTTCCCCCGGGTTGCCATCGCGTTCCGGCCGATTCTGGACCGGAAACGCGGAACAGGGAACACGGGGACGGAAGGAAGTGATCTGATTGACTGA
- a CDS encoding F0F1 ATP synthase subunit A, which produces MIILPILALIVLKVLFTPAAGEGVQIAGALVFLEIPAPLMPIYLSESQVNSWGVMISILGLCLYLTHGLTAKAELKRQLVAEWMVEKCEALVRNNMGGYFKEWAPFIAAIMGLSAFSSLICLLGLFSPTGDVNITFGWAILVFFMIMYYKFRGGVWNYTKGLFKPIPVFAPMNVIGEFATPVSMAFRHYGNILSGAVISALIGSALTGLSKSVLGFLPGFLGDIPLLRVGLPAVLSIYFDVFSGLMQAFIFAMLTMLNVAGAVPWDDWNARRKKQNKPEIQNTAA; this is translated from the coding sequence ATGATTATCCTGCCGATCCTGGCGCTGATTGTGCTGAAGGTGCTGTTTACACCGGCAGCCGGGGAAGGCGTCCAGATTGCCGGCGCACTGGTGTTCCTGGAGATTCCGGCGCCGCTGATGCCGATTTACCTCTCGGAGAGCCAGGTAAACTCCTGGGGCGTGATGATCTCGATCCTGGGACTGTGCCTGTACCTGACCCACGGCCTGACCGCGAAGGCTGAGCTGAAGCGCCAGCTGGTGGCGGAATGGATGGTGGAGAAGTGCGAAGCCCTGGTCCGGAACAACATGGGCGGCTACTTTAAGGAGTGGGCTCCGTTCATCGCGGCGATCATGGGACTGAGCGCGTTCAGCAGCCTGATCTGCCTGCTGGGCCTGTTCTCGCCGACAGGCGACGTGAACATCACCTTCGGCTGGGCGATCCTGGTGTTCTTCATGATCATGTACTACAAGTTCCGCGGCGGCGTGTGGAACTACACGAAGGGCCTGTTCAAGCCCATTCCCGTGTTTGCGCCGATGAATGTGATCGGCGAATTCGCCACCCCGGTGAGCATGGCCTTCCGTCACTACGGCAACATCCTGAGCGGCGCGGTGATCTCCGCGCTGATCGGATCGGCGCTGACGGGGCTGAGCAAATCGGTGCTTGGATTCCTGCCCGGATTCCTCGGGGACATCCCGCTGCTGCGGGTGGGTCTCCCGGCGGTCCTGAGCATTTACTTTGATGTATTCAGCGGCCTGATGCAGGCGTTCATCTTTGCCATGCTGACGATGCTGAATGTGGCGGGCGCCGTTCCGTGGGATGACTGGAACGCCCGCAGGAAAAAACAAAACAAACCGGAAATCCAAAATACGGCCGCGTAA
- a CDS encoding zinc ribbon domain-containing protein translates to MGKLVMGYWDCPVCGTKEIRGDVQNCPACGRARGDVKFYMKNYTEGEIREENERGDIEYLSEDEAKYVSKNPDWYCSFCNSLNSDNAEYCSNCGSSRKDSESNYFDQLKKRKEREEAELAAQPHTAVPQKSSKKPLFILALVVLAIILLFSWMNGNKTAGDLKVTALNWVRNINIEKNIQYSESGWALPAGAELVDQKEEYHHSDSVLTGYIPREVERSRRVLDHYETYYTYEDMGNGYMQEVPHERPVYKTEYYTETIDEPVYAQVPRYATKYYYTIWRWSPGRDVTSSGDNHETAWPEYTLEENEREGKRSEAYSFTVTNSKGETAEYRLAEKDWMNLNAGDSIFITAKRTGAEPYISDEKGNKIADIVQIR, encoded by the coding sequence ATGGGAAAGCTTGTCATGGGTTACTGGGACTGCCCGGTCTGCGGTACGAAAGAGATCCGCGGCGACGTGCAGAACTGTCCCGCCTGCGGCCGGGCCCGCGGGGATGTCAAATTCTACATGAAAAACTATACCGAAGGCGAGATCCGCGAGGAGAATGAGCGCGGCGATATCGAGTACCTGTCGGAGGATGAGGCAAAATACGTCAGTAAAAATCCGGACTGGTACTGCTCCTTCTGCAATTCCCTCAACAGCGACAACGCCGAATACTGCAGCAACTGCGGTTCCAGCCGCAAGGATTCGGAAAGCAACTACTTCGACCAGCTGAAAAAGCGGAAGGAGCGCGAAGAAGCCGAGCTGGCCGCCCAACCGCATACCGCGGTTCCGCAGAAGAGCAGCAAAAAGCCGCTGTTCATTCTCGCCCTTGTCGTTCTGGCAATTATCCTGCTGTTCTCCTGGATGAACGGAAACAAAACCGCCGGCGACCTGAAGGTCACCGCGCTGAACTGGGTCCGGAACATCAATATTGAGAAGAACATCCAGTACAGCGAATCCGGCTGGGCTTTGCCGGCCGGCGCGGAACTGGTTGATCAGAAAGAGGAATACCACCACTCAGATTCTGTACTCACCGGCTATATTCCCCGGGAAGTCGAGCGCTCCCGCCGGGTGCTGGACCACTATGAAACCTACTACACTTACGAGGATATGGGCAACGGCTACATGCAGGAAGTCCCCCATGAGCGCCCGGTTTACAAAACCGAATACTATACGGAGACCATCGATGAACCGGTCTATGCCCAGGTTCCCCGCTACGCGACGAAATACTACTATACCATCTGGCGTTGGTCGCCCGGGCGCGATGTGACCTCCTCCGGGGACAATCACGAAACCGCCTGGCCGGAATATACGCTGGAGGAAAACGAGCGGGAGGGAAAGCGCTCCGAGGCTTACAGCTTCACGGTGACGAACAGCAAGGGCGAAACCGCCGAATACCGCCTGGCAGAAAAGGACTGGATGAACCTCAATGCGGGTGACAGCATCTTCATCACCGCAAAACGCACCGGTGCGGAACCGTATATTTCCGATGAAAAAGGCAACAAAATTGCTGATATTGTCCAGATCCGGTAA
- the atpG gene encoding ATP synthase F1 subunit gamma, with protein MGADIKSLRSRIRSVDSTLHLTRAMGLVASSKIRRATRDMNRTREYVSAMDSVVDLLRAAPECERSPYMQPSGEGIRLIVIAGDRGLAGGYNANVFRLAATVKADEVIAIGKRACERFGQEVISSEKVPSVKVKEIADRLCRDFVEGKYGKLGILYTRYRSMLSQEATLKWVLPLEKTEKTGKAEPIFEPDEQTVLNGAVPTYVSGLISACIRESFACEVAARRMAMDSAGKNAQEMIDRLQLQYNRARQNSITQEITEIVAGSGVGDNR; from the coding sequence ATGGGCGCAGATATCAAATCCCTGAGGAGCCGGATCCGCAGTGTGGACTCCACGCTGCACCTGACCAGGGCCATGGGCCTGGTGGCTTCCTCCAAGATCCGCCGGGCAACCCGGGATATGAACCGGACCCGCGAGTACGTATCCGCCATGGACAGCGTGGTGGACCTGCTCCGCGCCGCGCCGGAATGCGAGCGTTCGCCGTACATGCAGCCTTCGGGCGAGGGAATCCGGCTGATCGTGATTGCCGGTGACCGCGGGCTTGCGGGCGGCTATAACGCCAATGTGTTCCGCCTGGCAGCCACGGTAAAGGCTGACGAGGTGATCGCCATCGGGAAACGGGCCTGCGAGCGGTTCGGACAGGAGGTCATCTCCTCCGAAAAGGTGCCGTCTGTCAAGGTGAAGGAAATCGCGGACCGGCTGTGCCGGGACTTCGTGGAGGGAAAGTACGGGAAGCTTGGAATCCTGTACACCCGGTACCGGTCGATGCTGAGCCAGGAAGCCACCCTGAAGTGGGTGCTGCCGCTGGAAAAGACGGAAAAGACCGGGAAAGCGGAGCCGATTTTCGAGCCGGACGAGCAGACCGTGCTGAACGGCGCGGTGCCCACCTATGTGAGCGGCCTGATCAGCGCCTGCATCCGGGAAAGCTTCGCCTGCGAGGTGGCGGCCCGCCGGATGGCGATGGACTCCGCCGGCAAGAACGCGCAGGAGATGATCGACCGGCTGCAGCTGCAGTACAACCGGGCACGGCAGAACTCCATTACGCAGGAAATCACAGAGATCGTCGCAGGCAGTGGCGTCGGCGACAATCGGTGA
- the atpA gene encoding F0F1 ATP synthase subunit alpha, producing MSSKAVEISSIIKEQIRQYESKIEMKENGTVITVGDGIATVYGLRACMANELLRFEDGSFGVAQNLEEETVSVAILSDKDTIREGSVVYRTGEPLSVPVGEALLGRVVNALGIPIDGKGPAETTEIRPVESPAPGIIQRKGVSVPLQTGIKAIDSMIPIGRGQRELIIGDRQTGKTTIAVDTIMNQKDTGVICIYVAIGQKRTSVVQIAQELEKAGAMPYTIIVSASAAESAPLQYIAPYAGCAMAEYFRAQGKDVLIVYDDLSKHAVAYRALSLLIRRPPGREAYPGDVFYLHSRLLERAACVAPEYGGGSITALPIIETQAGDVSAYIPTNVISITDGQIFLETELFHSGIRPAINPGISVSRVGGAAQIKGMKKVAGELKLLYAQYRELQAFAQFGSDLDADTKARLALGARIVEVLKQKRSRPVRVGGQVAIVYAVINGYLNDVEPKDVAAYEDGLYEYLQARYEDLLVRIEQGQWEASDVETLKEALKGYKR from the coding sequence GTGAGCTCCAAGGCAGTAGAAATCAGCAGTATTATCAAGGAGCAAATCCGGCAGTACGAATCCAAAATTGAAATGAAGGAAAACGGCACCGTCATTACCGTCGGCGACGGTATCGCAACGGTGTACGGTCTTCGTGCCTGCATGGCCAACGAGCTGCTCCGATTTGAGGACGGCAGCTTCGGTGTGGCGCAGAACCTGGAGGAGGAAACGGTGTCCGTCGCAATCCTGAGCGACAAGGATACAATCCGTGAGGGTTCTGTGGTGTACCGCACCGGTGAGCCGCTGAGCGTACCGGTCGGCGAAGCGCTGCTGGGCCGCGTGGTCAACGCGCTGGGCATCCCGATTGACGGCAAGGGCCCCGCGGAGACAACCGAGATCCGGCCTGTGGAATCCCCTGCGCCGGGCATTATCCAGCGCAAGGGCGTCAGTGTTCCGCTGCAGACCGGTATCAAGGCAATCGACAGTATGATCCCGATTGGCCGGGGACAGCGCGAGCTGATTATCGGCGACCGCCAGACCGGTAAAACCACCATTGCGGTGGATACGATCATGAACCAGAAGGACACGGGGGTCATCTGCATCTACGTGGCCATCGGCCAGAAGCGTACGAGCGTTGTGCAGATCGCGCAGGAACTGGAAAAGGCCGGCGCGATGCCCTACACGATCATCGTTTCCGCATCGGCGGCGGAAAGCGCCCCGCTGCAGTATATCGCGCCCTACGCCGGCTGCGCCATGGCGGAATACTTCCGCGCACAGGGCAAGGACGTGCTGATCGTCTATGACGACCTGAGCAAGCACGCGGTGGCTTACCGCGCACTGAGCCTGCTGATCCGCCGGCCTCCGGGACGTGAAGCATATCCCGGCGACGTGTTCTACCTGCACAGCCGGCTGCTGGAACGCGCGGCCTGTGTGGCGCCGGAATACGGCGGAGGTTCCATTACCGCCCTGCCGATCATTGAAACCCAGGCGGGCGACGTTTCCGCTTATATCCCCACGAACGTCATCTCCATCACCGACGGCCAGATCTTCCTGGAAACCGAACTGTTCCACAGCGGTATACGGCCCGCCATCAACCCCGGTATCTCGGTCAGCCGCGTCGGCGGCGCTGCCCAGATCAAGGGTATGAAGAAGGTGGCCGGCGAACTGAAGCTGCTGTACGCGCAGTACCGTGAGCTGCAGGCGTTTGCCCAGTTCGGCAGCGACCTGGACGCGGATACCAAGGCCCGTCTTGCACTGGGTGCCCGGATTGTGGAAGTGCTGAAGCAGAAGCGCTCCCGCCCGGTCCGGGTCGGCGGCCAGGTGGCGATCGTCTATGCGGTCATCAACGGCTACCTGAACGACGTGGAGCCGAAGGATGTCGCGGCATATGAGGACGGCCTGTATGAATATCTCCAGGCCCGGTATGAAGACCTGCTTGTCCGTATTGAGCAGGGCCAGTGGGAAGCCTCCGACGTGGAGACCCTGAAGGAAGCCCTGAAAGGCTATAAGAGGTAA
- a CDS encoding F0F1 ATP synthase subunit epsilon, producing MTISSPDGDLFRGDVEMLIVRGTEGDLAVMAGHVPFVTAVVRGKCAVIISDSERKEGTIEEGLLTVDPEQVTVLTSALEFE from the coding sequence TTGACCATTTCCTCCCCGGACGGCGACCTGTTCCGCGGGGATGTGGAGATGCTGATTGTCCGGGGTACGGAGGGTGACCTGGCTGTGATGGCCGGGCATGTGCCCTTTGTGACGGCAGTCGTGCGCGGAAAATGCGCGGTCATCATATCGGACAGCGAGCGGAAGGAAGGCACCATCGAAGAAGGCCTGCTGACGGTGGACCCGGAGCAGGTGACAGTGCTGACCAGCGCGCTGGAATTTGAATGA
- a CDS encoding GNAT family N-acetyltransferase, translating into MADIRRAEERDLPGIRKLLFQVNQLHADGRPDLFKSGGIKYTDDELRLILADDSRPVWVYAPEGEVLGYVFCVFEETRETPSLRPVRTLYIDDLCVDEAARGQHIGRLLYDRAVQAAREGGCSRVTLHAWNFNEKAFGFYEKLGMSPLYTTMEQRL; encoded by the coding sequence ATGGCAGATATCAGGCGGGCGGAAGAGCGGGATCTCCCCGGCATCCGGAAACTGCTTTTCCAGGTTAACCAGCTGCATGCTGACGGACGGCCGGACCTTTTCAAATCCGGCGGAATCAAATATACGGATGACGAGCTTCGCCTCATCCTCGCGGATGACAGCCGGCCGGTCTGGGTTTATGCCCCGGAAGGAGAAGTCCTGGGATACGTTTTCTGCGTTTTTGAGGAAACCAGGGAGACGCCTTCCCTGCGGCCGGTCCGCACGCTGTATATTGACGACCTGTGCGTAGACGAAGCCGCCCGTGGTCAGCACATCGGGCGGCTCCTGTATGACCGGGCGGTGCAGGCAGCCCGCGAGGGCGGCTGCAGCCGGGTTACGCTTCACGCGTGGAATTTTAATGAGAAAGCCTTCGGGTTTTATGAAAAACTGGGCATGTCGCCGCTGTATACCACCATGGAACAGCGGTTATGA
- a CDS encoding M18 family aminopeptidase: MDLMERFLTFAEQSPTAFHAAAHLAEMLRENGYEELKETDPWLVDAGGKYYVVRNDAAVIAFAVPETGFASFRIVAAHGDSPSFKLKEKFEDRNDSYIRVNVERYGGMIMSTWLDRPLSVAGRLAVREGDSVVSRLVNLDRDALLIPNMPIHFNREVNTGYNFDAQRDMMALYGEGGAAGGLMREIAEAAGTEPEQILGHDLFLYSRQSGSVWGADDAFFSCGRIDDLECAFAAVTAMIRSNPRDAIHVCAVFDNEEVGSGSRQGADSGFLYDVLTRTGFALGASDGEIRAAIAGSYMVSADNAHAVHPNHPEKYDAQNRVYMNKGIVIKHNASLKYTTDAMASAKFALICEKAGVPVQHFANRSDIAGGSTLGHISGTHVSVECVDIGLAQLAMHSVYETAGTKDLPMLVKALEALWS; this comes from the coding sequence ATGGACCTGATGGAACGGTTCCTGACGTTTGCGGAGCAGTCGCCGACGGCGTTCCACGCGGCCGCGCACCTCGCGGAGATGCTGCGGGAAAACGGCTATGAGGAGCTGAAGGAAACGGATCCCTGGCTGGTGGACGCCGGCGGAAAATACTATGTGGTCCGGAACGATGCGGCGGTGATTGCCTTTGCCGTGCCGGAAACCGGATTCGCGTCCTTCCGCATAGTAGCGGCGCACGGGGATTCCCCGTCGTTCAAACTGAAGGAGAAGTTTGAGGACCGGAACGACAGCTATATCCGCGTGAATGTGGAAAGATACGGCGGCATGATCATGTCCACCTGGCTGGACCGGCCGCTTTCCGTAGCCGGACGCCTGGCGGTCCGGGAAGGGGACAGTGTTGTTTCGCGGCTTGTGAACCTGGACCGGGACGCGCTGCTGATTCCGAACATGCCGATCCATTTCAACCGGGAGGTCAACACAGGATACAATTTTGACGCCCAGCGGGACATGATGGCCCTGTACGGGGAAGGCGGCGCCGCGGGCGGACTGATGCGGGAAATCGCGGAGGCTGCCGGAACGGAACCCGAACAGATCCTGGGCCATGACCTGTTCCTGTACAGCCGCCAGAGCGGCAGCGTCTGGGGAGCGGATGACGCGTTTTTCTCCTGCGGGCGGATTGACGACCTCGAATGCGCGTTTGCCGCGGTGACGGCGATGATCCGCAGCAATCCCCGGGACGCCATCCATGTCTGCGCGGTGTTTGACAATGAAGAGGTGGGCTCCGGAAGCCGCCAGGGCGCGGACTCCGGATTCCTGTACGACGTGCTGACCCGGACGGGATTCGCATTGGGCGCATCCGACGGGGAGATCCGCGCGGCGATTGCCGGAAGCTATATGGTTTCCGCAGACAACGCGCACGCGGTGCACCCGAACCATCCCGAGAAGTATGACGCGCAGAACCGCGTCTACATGAACAAAGGCATTGTGATCAAGCACAATGCCAGCCTGAAATATACAACGGACGCGATGGCGTCCGCGAAGTTCGCACTGATCTGTGAAAAGGCAGGGGTTCCGGTTCAGCACTTTGCCAACCGGTCCGACATTGCCGGCGGATCCACGCTCGGGCATATCTCCGGCACCCATGTTTCCGTGGAGTGCGTGGATATCGGCCTGGCCCAGCTGGCAATGCACTCCGTGTACGAGACGGCAGGAACGAAGGACCTGCCGATGCTCGTGAAGGCGCTGGAGGCGCTGTGGTCATAA
- the atpE gene encoding ATP synthase F0 subunit C, producing the protein MLELAMGIMLGLLGLGAGCAMIAGIGPGIGEGNAVAKACEAIGRQPECKSDVTSTMIMGCAIAETTGLYGLIVAILLIFVAPGIFTGILKDAIK; encoded by the coding sequence ATGTTGGAGCTTGCAATGGGTATCATGCTGGGACTGCTGGGACTGGGTGCCGGATGCGCGATGATCGCCGGTATCGGCCCTGGTATCGGTGAAGGCAACGCCGTGGCCAAGGCCTGCGAAGCCATCGGACGCCAGCCGGAATGCAAAAGCGATGTGACTTCCACGATGATCATGGGCTGCGCAATCGCCGAAACGACCGGTCTGTACGGCCTGATCGTCGCGATCCTGCTGATCTTCGTGGCACCGGGCATCTTCACCGGCATCCTGAAAGACGCGATCAAATAA
- the atpD gene encoding F0F1 ATP synthase subunit beta: MDKVYTGIVAQVMGPVVDVRFGEDHLPAIYNALTLPVGDKTLTVEVAQHIGDNTVRCIAMGSTDGLQRGVTVTDTGKSISVPVGRETLGRIFNVLGDVVDDGPAVETEQRWDIHRPAPTYEELSTSTEILETGIKVIDLICPYAKGGKIGMFGGAGVGKTVMIMELINNIAKQHGGLSVFTGVGERTREGNDLYFEMKESGVLKNTALVYGQMNEPPGARMRVGLSGLTMAEYFRDEENQDVLLFIDNIFRFTQAGSEVSALLGRVPSAVGYQPTLATEMGLLQERITSTHKGSITSVQAVYVPADDLTDPAPATTFAHLDATTVLSRSIASQGIYPAVDPLDSTSRILSPEVLGEEHYRIAREVQRILQRYNELMDIIAIMGMDELAEEDKLLVTRARKIQRFLSQPFFVSEKFTGLPGVYVPLNETLRGFREIIEGKHDDLPESAFLFVGTIDEAVQKAKKGGNA, from the coding sequence TTGGATAAAGTGTACACGGGTATCGTAGCACAGGTCATGGGACCGGTCGTGGACGTCCGTTTCGGCGAAGACCACCTGCCGGCCATCTACAATGCGCTGACCCTGCCTGTCGGGGACAAGACCCTGACCGTGGAAGTGGCGCAGCATATCGGTGATAACACCGTCCGCTGCATTGCCATGGGTTCCACGGACGGACTGCAGCGCGGCGTTACCGTGACGGATACCGGCAAGAGCATCTCCGTGCCGGTGGGCCGGGAAACGCTGGGCCGGATTTTCAACGTCCTGGGAGACGTCGTGGACGACGGCCCGGCCGTTGAAACCGAGCAGCGGTGGGATATCCACCGTCCGGCTCCGACCTATGAGGAACTGAGCACCTCCACGGAAATCCTGGAGACGGGCATCAAGGTCATCGACCTGATCTGCCCCTACGCCAAGGGCGGCAAGATCGGCATGTTCGGCGGCGCCGGCGTGGGCAAGACGGTTATGATCATGGAACTGATCAACAACATTGCCAAGCAGCACGGCGGCCTGTCCGTATTCACGGGCGTCGGCGAGCGGACCCGTGAGGGTAACGACCTGTACTTCGAAATGAAGGAAAGCGGCGTGCTGAAGAACACCGCGCTGGTCTACGGCCAGATGAACGAGCCGCCGGGAGCCCGTATGCGCGTCGGCCTGTCCGGCCTGACCATGGCGGAATATTTCCGCGATGAGGAAAACCAGGACGTGCTGCTGTTCATCGACAACATCTTCCGTTTCACCCAGGCGGGCAGTGAGGTTTCCGCACTGCTGGGCCGCGTGCCTTCCGCCGTTGGCTACCAGCCCACACTGGCAACCGAGATGGGCCTGCTGCAGGAGCGCATTACCTCCACGCACAAGGGTTCCATCACCTCCGTTCAGGCGGTTTATGTTCCCGCGGACGACCTGACCGACCCCGCGCCGGCCACGACCTTCGCACACCTGGACGCCACCACGGTTCTGAGCCGTTCCATCGCCAGCCAGGGTATTTACCCCGCGGTGGATCCGCTGGATTCCACCAGCCGGATCCTGAGTCCCGAAGTACTGGGCGAGGAGCATTACCGGATTGCCCGCGAAGTGCAGCGGATCCTGCAACGGTACAATGAGCTGATGGATATCATTGCCATCATGGGTATGGATGAACTGGCTGAGGAGGACAAGCTGCTCGTTACCCGTGCCCGGAAGATCCAGCGGTTCCTGAGCCAGCCGTTCTTCGTCAGCGAAAAGTTCACCGGACTGCCGGGCGTGTATGTCCCGCTGAATGAAACCCTGCGGGGCTTCCGCGAAATCATCGAAGGCAAGCACGACGACCTGCCGGAGAGCGCGTTCCTCTTCGTGGGAACCATTGACGAAGCCGTGCAGAAGGCGAAGAAAGGCGGTAACGCGTGA
- the atpH gene encoding ATP synthase F1 subunit delta, translating to MTTTNREYAEALFELAIQAEQADETTAGLETVISAVMQAPEFGQLLASPAIGKEKRIQALDEAFGGKVPQVLMGVLRMMVSRGHISGLEAMGREYDALVRQYRGESVAYVTSAVPLKEAEAVAIRKEMENRIGHGVTLQCRVDPALIGGVRVEVDGKVIDGSIRNKLEQIKEVMNS from the coding sequence ATGACAACAACTAACAGGGAATATGCCGAGGCACTGTTTGAGCTGGCTATCCAGGCGGAGCAGGCGGATGAAACGACCGCCGGCCTGGAAACCGTGATCAGCGCGGTAATGCAGGCGCCCGAGTTCGGGCAGCTGCTGGCCAGCCCCGCCATCGGCAAGGAAAAACGGATCCAGGCCCTGGATGAAGCCTTCGGCGGAAAAGTGCCGCAGGTGCTGATGGGCGTGCTCCGCATGATGGTATCCCGCGGCCATATCTCGGGCCTGGAAGCAATGGGCCGGGAATATGACGCGCTGGTCCGCCAGTACCGGGGAGAATCCGTTGCCTACGTTACCTCTGCGGTTCCGCTGAAGGAAGCGGAAGCTGTCGCGATCCGGAAGGAAATGGAAAACCGGATCGGCCACGGGGTTACGCTGCAGTGCCGGGTGGATCCGGCCCTGATCGGCGGCGTCCGCGTGGAAGTGGACGGCAAGGTGATCGACGGCAGTATCAGGAACAAACTTGAGCAGATCAAGGAAGTGATGAATTCGTGA
- the atpF gene encoding F0F1 ATP synthase subunit B: MFNLDVISVNIWQILASLANLLLLTWILKRFLFKPVKKILDARRAAIDADYAQAAAAKAEAEEDRLNYEAAMAAAQQTSDQIISDATRMAEHRGSEIVAEAREKATDIRRQAEADALLERKKAEDDMKREIADVSARLTGKLLQREINEEDHRALIDSFLQEIGTENDNN, encoded by the coding sequence ATGTTTAACTTAGATGTGATTTCCGTCAACATCTGGCAGATTCTGGCCTCGCTGGCGAACCTGCTGCTTTTGACGTGGATCCTGAAACGCTTTTTGTTCAAGCCGGTGAAGAAGATCCTGGACGCCCGGCGTGCCGCGATTGACGCGGATTACGCGCAGGCCGCCGCCGCGAAGGCGGAGGCGGAGGAAGACCGGCTGAACTATGAGGCTGCCATGGCGGCCGCGCAGCAGACGTCGGACCAGATTATCTCCGATGCGACCCGCATGGCGGAGCACCGGGGCAGCGAAATCGTGGCAGAAGCCCGGGAAAAGGCAACGGATATCCGCCGGCAGGCGGAAGCCGATGCCCTGCTGGAGCGGAAAAAGGCCGAGGACGACATGAAGCGGGAGATCGCGGACGTGTCGGCGCGGCTGACCGGGAAGCTGCTGCAGCGTGAGATCAACGAAGAGGATCACCGGGCGCTGATCGATTCCTTCCTGCAGGAGATAGGAACAGAAAATGACAACAACTAA